A genomic stretch from bacterium includes:
- a CDS encoding AbrB/MazE/SpoVT family DNA-binding domain-containing protein, giving the protein MRVTAKGQVTIPQHIREKLGIAPNSEVEFLEEDERVYLVKKAPETMRENRFRRFRGVATIKMSTDEIMALTRGEE; this is encoded by the coding sequence ATGCGTGTTACAGCCAAAGGCCAGGTGACCATACCGCAGCATATCAGGGAAAAGCTGGGGATAGCCCCGAATAGCGAGGTTGAGTTCCTGGAAGAGGATGAGCGGGTGTATCTGGTGAAGAAAGCACCTGAAACCATGAGAGAGAACAGGTTCCGGCGTTTTCGGGGTGTGGCTACAATCAAAATGTCAACGGATGAGATCATGGCCTTGACCAGAGGTGAAGAGTGA